The bacterium genome includes the window GAGCACGCCTTCCTCGACTGGCACCGCGAGGAACTCCTGCAGATCGACCTCGGCCGCGTCGCGCGCCGCATGGTGGAGACCTGTCTGTGCGCCCGCCCCGGCGAGCAGATCCTGGTGATGCACGGCCCGCTCGGCTTCGACCTCGCCGAACACCTGCACACCGAACTGCAGGCGATCGGCTGCCTCTCGCACACGCGCGCCTGGTCGCCGGGGACGATGCGCGCCATGCTCGAGCGCTTCAGCGAGGAGGAGCTGTCCGGGCTGGCGTTCATTCCCCCTGCCCTGGACGCGGCGCTGGACGGCGTCATCTTCCTGAGCGGCAACGCGCCCGCGGGTCCGCCGCCAGCGCCGGAGCTGCTCGCCAAGCTGCCGGCGCTGATGCACTGCGTCTCGACCTGGCAGAAGTCCCTCTACGCCCGCCGCCTGCGCTACCTGGAATTCGCGCTGCCCCTGCGCTGCGAGTTCAACGTGCAGGGCTCCGGCCCCATCAAGGGCGCCACCCCCGAGGAGGCGATCGGCGTCTTCTGGCGCTGCATCGAGGTCGACCAGGGCTCCCTCGCCGAGCGCGCAGAGGCCCTGGCGGCGCTCGTGGCGGCGGATGGCCTGCTGCGCCTGACCTGTCCCCTCGGCACGGATCTGCGCCTGCGCGTCGATTGCTCGCGGGCCTTCGTCCTCGATGGCGTGCTCAGCCCCGCCGACCTCGCCGCCGGTCGCAGCTTCGAGGGGCTGCCCGCCGGTACGCTCAACTACTTCCCGGTGCCGGGGACCGCCGAGGGGGTCTTCCGCGCCGACTACACCTTCCAGGGCGGCGCGCACGTGGAGAGCGTGTTCCTCACCTTGCGTGCGGGGCGGATCGTCGAGCTGCGCGCCGAGCGGAACGAAGAGCTCCTCCGGCGGCGCCTCGCCGCCGCCTCCGGGGATGCCGACCTCCTCTCGGGGGTGCGCTTCGGCCTCAATCCGGCCGGTCGCGGGCCCACCGGCAAACCCATCCTCGACGCCTGCCTTGCGGGGGCGCTCACCCTCCACTTCGGCAACAACGAGCTCCAGGGCGGAGACGTGCGCTCCACGCTGGACCTCATTCTCCCGGCCTGCTATCTCAGCGTGGACTGCGGGGCCACCCGGATCGTCGACGGCGGTCGGTTCACGGCGGCTCTGCCGCGCAACTAGACCCTGGGGTATCCATGCTCGACTGCGCCTTGCTCGCGGAGGAGTTTCCGCTTGCCCGCGATTGGTGCTATCTGGCCTCGGCCAGCAACGGCATCCTGCCGGAGCGCAGCCGCCGCTACCTCGAGCGCTACTTCGGCGAGCACCACTACCTCGAGCTGGAGCCGCAGTACCGGATGTTCGAGGACCTCGCCGCAGTTCGCGAGTGCGCGGCCCGGCTCTTCGGCGGCGCGGCCGCCAACTGGGCGCTGATGCCGAACACCAGCTACGGGCTGGGCACGATCGCCGCCGCCATCGACTGGCGGAGCGGCGACAACGCCGTGCTCGCCGACTGTGAATTCCCGGCGAACGTCACCCCCTGGCAGAACCTGGCCGCCCGCGGCGTCGGCCTGCGCTGGCTGGCAACCG containing:
- a CDS encoding helix-turn-helix domain-containing protein, yielding MDELRPIKDFSVLDSPGQIGSLAHADRLAILRTLGAEPRTGADLARALGLPANRVHYHLKQLLEQKLIEEVGRGRKLWKEERLFRSAARHYIVDPALGGSASEAESTLRASIEHAFLDWHREELLQIDLGRVARRMVETCLCARPGEQILVMHGPLGFDLAEHLHTELQAIGCLSHTRAWSPGTMRAMLERFSEEELSGLAFIPPALDAALDGVIFLSGNAPAGPPPAPELLAKLPALMHCVSTWQKSLYARRLRYLEFALPLRCEFNVQGSGPIKGATPEEAIGVFWRCIEVDQGSLAERAEALAALVAADGLLRLTCPLGTDLRLRVDCSRAFVLDGVLSPADLAAGRSFEGLPAGTLNYFPVPGTAEGVFRADYTFQGGAHVESVFLTLRAGRIVELRAERNEELLRRRLAAASGDADLLSGVRFGLNPAGRGPTGKPILDACLAGALTLHFGNNELQGGDVRSTLDLILPACYLSVDCGATRIVDGGRFTAALPRN